The genomic region ATGCAGGCGGTGGTTCCGATCGAGAAGCCGCGGATTTTGATGCGGCCGAGGATGGTGCCGATCGCGATCGCCAGCAGCAGGAATATTTCCGGTGCGGTGGCGATGATCCACCTGACGGTTTCCATGGCGTTTCCCCGGCGCTTTGGCGCGATTTGATTGGCGGCGGCGGGATGTTGCTTGATCCAGATCAAGCCTTCGCGACGACGTGGCGGCGCCATGACGCGATGGAATGTTTGCGACAGCGCATATTGCCGACATGAGTACCTTGGACGTCGCAACCGGCGCGATCCGCCGCGAGGAGACGGTCGGGACCGTATTGCTGCTCGCCTTCGCAGGCGGCTATATCGACGCCTATACCTGGATCATCCACGGCGTATTGGCGAATGCCCAGACCGCCAATCTGATCTTCCTTTGGGTCCATGCGACCGCCGGCAACTGGACGGAGGCGCTGCACTTCGTGCCGCCGATCCTGGCTTTCGCCGCTGGCATCGTGGTCGCGGCATGGCTGCGCCGCGCCGCCGGCGAGCGTGCCGGCGTGATCAGCACCCTGGTCGAGATCATCCTCCTGATCGCGGTCGGCATCCTGCACAATCGTCTGCCGGATGCCGCCGGCACGCTGGGCATTTCCTTCGTTGCGGCGATGCAGGCCGCGACGTTCACCAGGGTCGAGGGCACCGCCTGCAGCACGGTGATGATCACCGGCAATATGCGCCAGGCGATCGAGGCGATCTTCGCGGTTGCGTCAGGGGGCGCTCCGGTCGGAACGCTGCGCTGGTCGGGCATCTTCTTAGCATTATGTGCCGTGTTCGGCTTCGGTGCCGCGGCCGGCGCTCTTGCCACCAAGAACATTCCCGATCTCGCGTTGGGTCTGCCGGTCGTCGCGCTGTTGATCGTGTTGCTGCGCTGCGAAGCGTCCCGTTCGGAGGGCGGCCAATGAACCGGCCATCAGCTCCGACGTGGACGCGATTCTTTCCACCGGCCGAATGGCTTGCGGCCTATCGACGCGAATGGCTGCCCTCCGACGCGATCGCCGGCATCACGCTCGCCGCCTACGCCATCCCGGTCTCGCTCGCCTATGCCGCGCTTGCCGGCCTGCCGCCGCAGATCGGCGTCTATGGTTACATGCTCGGAGGCATCGGCTATGCCCTGTTTGGGGCGTCGCGCCAGCTCGCGATCGGCCCGACCTCGGCAATTTCCCTGATGATCGCCGGCACCGTCGGTGCCCTCGCCGGAGGCGATGCGGTGCGGTACGCGCAGATCGCAAGTCTTACGGCCTTTGCGGTGGCGGTGTTGTGCTTCATCGCCTGGCTGTTCAAGCTGAGCGTGCTGGTCCGCCTCGTCAGCGACAGCATCCTGGTCGGCTTCAAGGCCGGGGCAGGGCTCACCATCATCATGAGCCAACTACCGAGCCTGCTCGGCATCGCCGGCGGCGGGAACAATTTCTTCGATCGCGCCATCAAGCTGTCCGGGCAGCTCGGCGGCATCGATCTGCTCGTGCTCGGCATCGGCGCGGTCGCGCTGCCGTTGCTTCTGCTCGGCGAACGGCTTTTGCCGGGAAAACCGGTTGGCATCACCGTCGTGGCACTCGCGATCGCTCTGGCAACGCTCCTGGGCTTGCCAGCCCTCGGTGTGCCCGTCACCGGGAAGATACCGGAAGGGCTGCCGGCGCTGGCAATCCCGACGTTTGGCCTGCTGCAGTTCGATGATCTATTTCCGCTCGCGGCAGGTTGCGTGCTGCTGGCCTATATCGAAGGCGTATCGGCGGCGCGCAGCTTTGCCGCCAAGCACGGCTACCCGCTCGATGTCCGTCAGGAGTTCCTGGGACTGGGCGCGGCGAACCTCGCGGCTGCCTTCGGCCATGGCTATCCCGTCGCCGGCGGCCTGTCGCAATCGGCCGTCAACGACAATGCCGGCGCGCGGACGCCGTTGGCGCTGATGATCTGCTCGGTGGCGCTGGGGCTGTGCCTGCTGTTCTTCACGGGGCTGCTGACCAACCTGCCGAAGGCGGTGCTCGCGGCGATCGTCATCGCCGCCGTCTACAGGCTGGTCGACGTTCGGGCGCTGCTGCGGATGTGGCGGGTCAGCCGGATCGATTTCTACGCGGCGGCGATTGCGCTGATCTCCGTTTTGTTGCTCGGCATCCTGCAGGGCGTTCTGCTGGCGTCGATTGCCTCGATCTTCTTGCTGCTGGCGCGGGCCTCGCAGCCGAATGTTGCGTTCCTCGGCCGCTTGCCCGGCAGCGGCCGTTATTCGGACAGCGCGAGGCATGAGGGCATCGAGCCTCTGGTCGGGATCATTGCTTTCCGGCCCGAAGCGTCGCTGCTCTACATCAATGCCGAGACGATCCTGGAAACCGTCCTGACTGCGCTCCGGAGGTCGCCCGGCATCCGGCTGGTGGCCTGCGACCTCTCGGCGTCGCCCTATATCGATCTGGCCGGTGCGCGCATGTTGCATGATCTCTACGACGAACTTGCGTCACGCAGGGTGACCTTCTGCATCGTCGGCGCTCATGCGCAGCTCCGCGACCTGCTCCGCGCAGAAGGGCTCGCAGACAAGACCGACAGCGGCCAGTGGCTGCGGTCGCTCGACAGCCTGCTCGGCGATGATCAGGGGAGCGTCGCACAACGAACGGCCTGATGTTGTCGTGTTGCGCTGCGAACGGCATGGCCTCGGCTCGCATCTCGCATAATGCACGCGACCGTTGACTTGGATCAATGGAGCGAGCCGCGCCGCATCCACGATCCTGCATCACGTTCGGTAAAGGATCGGGAGAGAGAGATGTCCAAAGACACCAAGCCCGCACAGAAGCGTATCGACCAGTTCTTTTCCGGCCCGGGCGCGCGGGCAGACGACTGGCGCGACCTTGTTGAGGCAGCAAAGACCTGGGCGCGCGTGGGCAATCGCGCGGCCTATGACGCGGCGCTGGCCGATCTTTCGATCACCGAAGAATTTCACGGCTATCCCGGTCCGCACCTCATGGCGGCGCTGCGGGAAGCTGCGGCCGCCGGCGACGGTGCATCATCGTTCGCCCTTGCGACGAGAATTGCCCAGGCGCTGGCGACGCGATCCTTCCGCCAGCATGCCGGTGACTGGAGCGCCAAGGAGGACGGCAATGGCGATGCGCCCGAACTGGTGCCGCCGGCCTTTGGCGCGCACAGCGCGCGCAGGCCCTATTTCGAGACCCTGGTCGTCACCGGCGTATCATCCAGCCAGTGGCCGTCGCTGGCCGCGGAATGGCGCAAGCTGCGGCGCCCGGTCGATGCGTTCATCTATGAACCTGTCATCGTCGGCAGCCTGGAGGACGCCTTCTGCGCGACGATGCTCAATCCGAACATCGGAGCGGTCATCATCAACGAGGGTTTTGGCCTGCGTTCGCGCCACGATGCCCCGGTGCTGCGCTCGATCATGGCCGGGGCCGGTCTCAAGGATGAGACCGACGCCTCGGCGCTGCGACTCGCGCAGATCATCAAGCGCGTCAGGCCCGAGCTCGACCTTTACATGATCTCGAACCGGGACGTGGAGGAATTGGCGGGCAATCCCGAGGCGGACGTGGTCCGCCGCATCTTCTATTCCGTTGAGGAGCTGCTGGAACTGCATCTGTCGATCCTCGAAGGCATCCAGGATCGCTACGACACGCCGTTCTTCGACAATCTCAAGAAATACGCCCAGCGTCCGATCGGGACGTTCCACGCACTGCCGATCGCGCGCGGCAAGTCGATCTTCAAGTCAGACTGGATCCGGGACATGGGCGAGTTCTACGGCCCGAACCTGTTCCTAGCCGAGAGCAGCGCCACCACCGGCGGGCTCGACAGCATGCTGGAGCCGACCGGCAACATCAAGAAGGCGCAGGAGAAGGCGGCGAGGGCGCTCGGCGCCGATCGCGTCTTCTTCGTCACCAACGGCACCTCGACGTCGAACAAGATGGCAGTGCAGGCCCTGCTCGCGCCCGGCGACATCGCGATCGTCGACCGCAATTGCCACAAGTCGCATCATTACGGAATGGTGCTGGCCGGAGCGCAGCCGCTCTATGTCGAAGCCTTCCCGATGACGGAATATTCGATGTACGGCGCGGTGCCGCTAAAGACCATCAAGCAGGCGCTCCTCAACGCCAAGGCCGATGGCCGGCTCGACCGCGTCAAGATGGTTGACCTCACCAATTGCACCTTCGACGGCCACATCTACAACACAAGGCGGGTGATGGAGGAATGCCTCGCCATCAAGCCCGACCTGATCTTCCTCTGGGACGAAGCCTGGTTCGGCTTCGCGCGCTTCTCACCGTTCCTGCGCCGCCGCACCGGGCTTGGCGCCGCCAACGAAATCGAGGCGTGGATGCGCGATCCCAAGTCGGTCGCAGCCTATGAGGGGCAGCAGGCCGAGCTCGGCAAGAATCCATCCAGCGAGGTGCTGCTCAAGACCCGGCTGATCCCGGACCCACGCCAGATCCGGCTGCGCGTCTACCAGACCAACTCGACCCACAAGTCGATGTCGGCGATCCGCCAAGGCTCGATGCTCTCGGTCAAGGACGTCGAATTCCACACCGTCGAGCAGCAGTTCAAGGAGGCGGTGTTCACCCACGCCTCGACCAGTCCGAACCAGCAGCTGATCGCGAGCCTCGACATCTCGCGGCGGCAGATGGAGCTGGAGGGCTATGGCCTCGTCGCCAATGCCATCGAGATCGCGTTCGCGATCCGCCAGGCGGTCAACAACAATCCTCTGATCTCGAAATATTTCCGGATCCTCGGCGCGGATGCCATGGTGCCGGCGCAGTACCGCCAGAGCGGCTTCACTGACTTCCTCGCCCCCGGCGTCAACTGGGCGAATACACTCAAGAGCCTGGACGAGGACGAGTTCTGCCTCGATCCGACCCGCATGACGCTGGTGTGCGGCATGGCCGGCTATGACGGCACGCAGTTCAAGGGCATTCTCGCCAACGAGTACAACATCCAGGTCAACAAGACCTCGCGGAACTCGGTCCTGGTCCAGTCCAACATCAACAACACCCGCAGCGATGTCGCGCATCTCGTCCGTGTGCTCGCCGAGATCGCGGGCGAGATCGATCGCGGCCTTGCCCAGGGCGGTGCCAATGCGCGGAAGACCTTCGAGGCACGGGTGACGAGCCTGATGAAGGACGTGCCCGATCTGCCGAACTTCTCGCATTTCCACCCGAGCTTCCGCGGCGATGCCGGTACCAAGACCAATGAAGGCGACATCCGCAGCGGCTTCTACGCGGCCTATGACGTTGCCGGCTGCGAGCACATTCGCCTCAACGACCCCGAGATCGACCGGCGGCTGAAGGCCGGACCCGAGCTCGTCTCGGCCAATTTCGTCATTCCGTATCCGCCGGGCTTCCCGATCATGGTGCCCGGCCAAGTCATCACCCAGGAGACCATCGACTTCATGCGCAAGCTCGATGTGAAGGAGATCCATGGCTACGACGCCAAGGAAGGGCTGAAACTCGTGCGGACGGAAGCCTTGGCCAAGCTCGGCAGGCCGAAGCCCAACGCGCAGCCGAAGCTCAAGGCCGCGTCATAGGTCTGGAGGGGACGAACATGCAGGCATTTTTCCAGTTCTTGCAGCAGTACCCGTATTTGCTGCTGTTCTTCGTGGTCGGTCTCGCCGTCTATATCGGCCGGGCCAGCATCAAGGGCTATGGCC from Bradyrhizobium sp. CB1015 harbors:
- a CDS encoding YoaK family protein gives rise to the protein MSTLDVATGAIRREETVGTVLLLAFAGGYIDAYTWIIHGVLANAQTANLIFLWVHATAGNWTEALHFVPPILAFAAGIVVAAWLRRAAGERAGVISTLVEIILLIAVGILHNRLPDAAGTLGISFVAAMQAATFTRVEGTACSTVMITGNMRQAIEAIFAVASGGAPVGTLRWSGIFLALCAVFGFGAAAGALATKNIPDLALGLPVVALLIVLLRCEASRSEGGQ
- a CDS encoding SulP family inorganic anion transporter; this encodes MNRPSAPTWTRFFPPAEWLAAYRREWLPSDAIAGITLAAYAIPVSLAYAALAGLPPQIGVYGYMLGGIGYALFGASRQLAIGPTSAISLMIAGTVGALAGGDAVRYAQIASLTAFAVAVLCFIAWLFKLSVLVRLVSDSILVGFKAGAGLTIIMSQLPSLLGIAGGGNNFFDRAIKLSGQLGGIDLLVLGIGAVALPLLLLGERLLPGKPVGITVVALAIALATLLGLPALGVPVTGKIPEGLPALAIPTFGLLQFDDLFPLAAGCVLLAYIEGVSAARSFAAKHGYPLDVRQEFLGLGAANLAAAFGHGYPVAGGLSQSAVNDNAGARTPLALMICSVALGLCLLFFTGLLTNLPKAVLAAIVIAAVYRLVDVRALLRMWRVSRIDFYAAAIALISVLLLGILQGVLLASIASIFLLLARASQPNVAFLGRLPGSGRYSDSARHEGIEPLVGIIAFRPEASLLYINAETILETVLTALRRSPGIRLVACDLSASPYIDLAGARMLHDLYDELASRRVTFCIVGAHAQLRDLLRAEGLADKTDSGQWLRSLDSLLGDDQGSVAQRTA
- a CDS encoding decarboxylase; the encoded protein is MSKDTKPAQKRIDQFFSGPGARADDWRDLVEAAKTWARVGNRAAYDAALADLSITEEFHGYPGPHLMAALREAAAAGDGASSFALATRIAQALATRSFRQHAGDWSAKEDGNGDAPELVPPAFGAHSARRPYFETLVVTGVSSSQWPSLAAEWRKLRRPVDAFIYEPVIVGSLEDAFCATMLNPNIGAVIINEGFGLRSRHDAPVLRSIMAGAGLKDETDASALRLAQIIKRVRPELDLYMISNRDVEELAGNPEADVVRRIFYSVEELLELHLSILEGIQDRYDTPFFDNLKKYAQRPIGTFHALPIARGKSIFKSDWIRDMGEFYGPNLFLAESSATTGGLDSMLEPTGNIKKAQEKAARALGADRVFFVTNGTSTSNKMAVQALLAPGDIAIVDRNCHKSHHYGMVLAGAQPLYVEAFPMTEYSMYGAVPLKTIKQALLNAKADGRLDRVKMVDLTNCTFDGHIYNTRRVMEECLAIKPDLIFLWDEAWFGFARFSPFLRRRTGLGAANEIEAWMRDPKSVAAYEGQQAELGKNPSSEVLLKTRLIPDPRQIRLRVYQTNSTHKSMSAIRQGSMLSVKDVEFHTVEQQFKEAVFTHASTSPNQQLIASLDISRRQMELEGYGLVANAIEIAFAIRQAVNNNPLISKYFRILGADAMVPAQYRQSGFTDFLAPGVNWANTLKSLDEDEFCLDPTRMTLVCGMAGYDGTQFKGILANEYNIQVNKTSRNSVLVQSNINNTRSDVAHLVRVLAEIAGEIDRGLAQGGANARKTFEARVTSLMKDVPDLPNFSHFHPSFRGDAGTKTNEGDIRSGFYAAYDVAGCEHIRLNDPEIDRRLKAGPELVSANFVIPYPPGFPIMVPGQVITQETIDFMRKLDVKEIHGYDAKEGLKLVRTEALAKLGRPKPNAQPKLKAAS